The Daphnia pulex isolate KAP4 chromosome 7, ASM2113471v1 genome includes the window gattcaaaagaaatttaacgTTCATATTGTTTAAGTTCAAAACAAAGAATGAAATCGAGACGACTTCTTACTCGAGTGAATACGTTGGGTTTGTTGATGCCGTAATAGTCTCCTCGTTCAGCTACTCCAAGTACGAACCACCTGTCCAATTCCGCGTGTGATAATTCATCAGTCTTAATTTCATTCAGAATTAATTAATCATTACCATGCTGGGTTGGATGGGCCAAGAGGAcacaataattaaaattaacgtCCAGATGGATGAGTGCTGTTTAACTCTAAAAACTACAGCATACCTTCTTTATACTCTTCTCCCAAACTTCGCAATTGGCAGACCCATACAATTAGAGGCAGTAGGTTATtccttttaaaagaataaaggcTAACATTGGAGCATCTTAATTCAATAGAAAAGACTAATTTGGGGGCTATAACCCAGACGACTCAGCAACTATATCAACTGTGCTACCGGCCTTCCATCACCAACCTGTTTCAGAATAATAAGAATCTAATCAAAATAGGTAGACCTAGTTGACAGTacatatataaaataatattattattacattacaTGTAGCCCTTTTCCATGGGTGAAGCCCTTGAGCCCCATTACAGCAATAAACAATTCTGTCGTGGACTCCTTTGTCGGAACACATGAGTGATAAAAACGATGCACTCGTTGACGtgaacactttttcaattgaCAAGTGTGTCATATCCTTTCGGCATCTTGTGATGTGCTGTAACCTTGGCTGAAACAATGGTGCTACTTTTATCAgtctaaaaaatgaaacagataACCTAGCTGCATAGTCAACATTCCAGCATCAACTGAAATTAGTTTgcacaaaacatttcaaattatcaTTTGATGAAGCACTACTGTAACTGCTGTCAAACTGTGGATATTTTTCTGAGGGCACAAAGGGGTGGCAAGTGGCTGTTACCACAGACTAAGATGCTGTTACGTTATTCCTTACTCTTCCTTATGAAACGAATGGCCGCCATTATTGCCTGAGCCCTGAGGGATATCAAATGGCGCCTACTTCAACAGCTTCAACCATCTAGTGAACATCTTTGAATTAATATTCGCTGCGCTATTGTTGAGGATAATTAAACACTCCGAATCCACAATCTTTATAACACAGATCTTAACCAATAAAAAACGTCGTGTTGTGTTTAGAATAAGAGGtttaatttgttaaaaattgttctttatctcaattttattattcgatCTGTTATTCGATTTTATGTACGATATGTTTTTATTGTGTTATACACATAATTAAAAGTAGGGAATTAgacattgaaatttaaaagaaaaagcacaTATGTTATTCATAAAATCAGTGATGCCGCTGCATTAAGTCACTTATTAATGTTGTCCAATCGATAGGCTGACTAGGAAACTGACTGAAACAAGTGAcaaggaaagaaaggaaaaggtttGACTGCTTGACGACGGTGTCGTAGATATAGTAGCAGAAGATGTTGTTCTGGTAGTGGTGGAAGTTgcagaagttgtcgttggAGCTGTTGTTGGTGTCGTTGTGGGGACCCTTGTAGAAGTTGTTTTGGAAGTTGTAGGAGTCGTTGTAGGAGTCGTTGTAGGAGTCGTTGTAGGGGTCGTTTTTGGCGTCGTTATAGGGGTCGTTGTTGGTGTTGTAGGGGTCGTTGGTGAGGTCATTGTTGGGGTCGTTGTTGGAGTTGTCATGGAAGTTGTTGACGTCGTTGTAGGAGTCGTTGTAGGGGTAGTTGTTGGAGTAGTTGTATAAGTCGTAGGATTCGTTGTAGGGGTCGTTGTAGGGGTCGTTGTAGAGGTCGTTGTAGGGGTCGTTGTAGGAGTAGTTGTTGGAGTAATTGTTAGAGTCGTAGTGGAAGTTGTTGACGTCTTTGTAGGAGTAGTTGTTGACGTCGATGTAGGGGTAGTTGTAGGGGTAGTTGTAGGGGTCGTTGTAGGAGTAGTTGTTGGAGTCGTTGTAGGGGTCGTTGTTGGAGTAGTTGTTGGAGTCGTAGTGGAAGTTGTTGACGTCGTTATAGGGGTAGTTGTAGGAGTCGTTGTTGGAGTAGTTGTaggagttgttgttggagtcGTTGTAGGTGTCGTTGTTGGAGTAGTTGTTGGAGTTGTAGTGGAAGTTGTTGACGTCGTTGTAGGAGTCGTTTTAGGGGTAGTTGTAGGAGTAGTTGTAGGGGTAGTTGAAGGAGTAGTTGTAGGAGTAGTTGTAGGAGTCGTTGTAGGGGTCGTTGTTGGAGTCGTTGTAGTGGTCGTTGTTGGAGTTGTAGTGGAAGTTGTTGACGTCGTTGTAGGAGTCGTTATAGGGGTAGTTGTAGCAGTCGTTGTTGGAGTAGTTGTAGGAGTCGTAGTGGAAGTTGTTGACGTCGTTGTAGGGGTAGTTGTTGGAGTCGTTGTAGGAGTCGTAGGGGTCGTTGGAGGAGTCGTTGTAGTGGTCGTTGTTGGAGTAGTTGTTGGAGTTGTAGTGGAAGTTGTTGACGTCGTTGTAGGAGTCGTTATAGGGGTAGTTGTAGGGGTAGTTGTAGGGGTCGTTGTAGGAGTAGTTGTAGGGGTAGTTGTAGGAGTAGTTGTAGGAGTCGTTGTAGGGGTCGTTGTAGTTGTAGGAGTAGTTGAAGGAGTCGTAGTAGTCATTGTAGGAGTCGTCGTAGGAGTAGTTGTTGGTATCGTCGTGGAAGTTGTTGACGTCGTTGTAGGAGTCGTTGTAGGGGTAGTTGTTGGAGTAGTTGAAGGAGTCGTAGGAGTCGTTGAAGGAGTCGTAGGAGTCGTTGTAGGGGTCGTTGTAGGAGTCGTTGTAGGGGTCGTTGTTGGCGTCGTTGTTGGCGTCGTTGTTGGCGTCGTTGTTGGCGTCGTTGTCTTAGAAGTTGTAGGAGTCGATGTCGTAGAAGTTGATGGCGTCGTTGTATGGGTCGTTGTTGTAGTAGTTGTTGAAGTAGTTGTTGGATTCGTCGTCGAAGTTGTAGGAGTAGTTGAAGGAGTCGTTGTTGGAGTCTTTGTGGGAGGAACCTTTGCCAAGGGAATCGTCGAACAGAGTCCCAAAGTGGCCGCCACCAGGACGATGCTGGCCGTCAGGATTGCAGTTGCGAGTGAAAATTTGACGGACATGGTGCTGAAAGAATGATGAAGTCGAGAGGAAagcgtccagcagcaactACAGACGGTGTCTGGACTCGGCCTGAAAGCTTCACGGCATTTATAAAGAGTGTTGAGATAATATGATTTGCATAATCTTAGCTACATTACTTGAGGTTGCCGCCTAAAAGCCAAACCTTATCAAAATAGTTTTTGTAGGATTTACAGTTTGACACATCCGGCATGACGACTGAAAATGTCGTTCATTTGGTTAAATATATCTATTCACGCCAAAGATATGCTGCAGATTTTACCTACACCATATTAAATCATTATATCTCGTTAAGTAGGATGCTAGATATAGACAGGACGTAAAGGAAAGTGAAAGCTGTAAAAGTTTATCACTATTTAAGGTCAACAGTTATCTCATGCAATATCtgtgaaaaattttaactttatttgTCAAGATTACGCAAAGTTGAAATTAGTAAGCCTAATtatgtgtttaaaaataattgtttctgGCATCAACTCCCTTGCATAAGATAGTTTTCCTAAAATTTAGGAATATTAAAACATTAATTAAAGATCTAATGTCAAGTTAAAATTGTTAACCTACAAGCAAACTTGAACAACTGCTGCGTGGGCGTGCTGTTTCAATACGTTGATAGCATCCATGTTAGCTGGAAATCCTATTGTCGACAGCAGGATAAGTTATTTGGTTTTGGTACACATTAATCTTTGCAGCATACAGTTTCAATTGAAGCCCCAACAATTTCGACCATTTAATAATGCGGGTCCATTTGATAGACCTACCAGGAAACTgtctaagaaaagaaaaaagtgtttgATTGCTGTAAAATTTGTCACTAAAGATGTACACAATGGGTTGTAGTCAGGACGTGAGTGTCGCTGATAAGAGTCCCGCCGACTTCTTACTTGAGTGACCGAACCTTTAAAAatctaactaaaaaaaagctttaaaaTCTAACTCTAATTCTCAAATTGTTTCACTTTTGAATGTAGTGTTAGTAGATGTCGAAATAAGATTTGAGATAAACAACTTGAGAAAATCTTGTAGTACGCCATTGTACTCAAACGTTGACTATTGCTTTAATAGACTGGCATGACAGATGGCGAACCCTGAATGAACAgcatttttcattaaaaagggaatgttttaaatggtttcaacaaaaattcaagaaagagGGAGGGATTAAATCACAGCATTTACAATGCAATACAGAAAAAATTTGCCAACTTAAATTTTGCCCTAAAATGCATGCGATAAGAATAAGATACATATAGCAGCGTACTCTTCTACTTaagacaatttcaaaaatcacTACATATGAGAAATGAATGTTTTACCGATCGCTGGAACGTTGTCCAGCAGATAGACTGAAGCCAGCAGTGGGTTCCGATGTCAAATAGTGAGTGGATCTAATTTGATACGCCACTGTACAATTTGGCTGAGGAGTGACGGTTTCCTTCGCTGGATCCCCATATGGCGGGAGTGGATAAGCGAGTTGCTCCTGGACGAGAAGAGAGCTAAGCTCCTGGAGTCATCTGAGAGAACAAGAGAATCAAGAATTCAAGATCTTCTTACTATTAATCATACGGTTCAAGATGCAAACTCGGCAACACTTCATGGAATTCCAAATCTGTTCACTTTCAAAGTagcaacaaaattaaataaaaaaattataaattttaatttccagtTTCGATAGGAAGAAGCAATGGCACCCACCAATTTCCATGGAAAAACCACAAGAAGCTCCAGGCTGGCTGCGGTTCGATTTGTTCAACCGGAT containing:
- the LOC124196875 gene encoding mucin-2-like; the encoded protein is MSVKFSLATAILTASIVLVAATLGLCSTIPLAKVPPTKTPTTTPSTTPTTSTTNPTTTSTTTTTTTHTTTPSTSTTSTPTTSKTTTPTTTPTTTPTTTPTTTPTTTPTTTPTTTPTTPSTTPTTPSTTPTTTPTTTPTTTSTTSTTIPTTTPTTTPTMTTTTPSTTPTTTTTPTTTPTTTPTTTPTTTPTTTPTTTPTTTPITTPTTTSTTSTTTPTTTPTTTTTTTPPTTPTTPTTTPTTTPTTTSTTSTTTPTTTPTTTATTTPITTPTTTSTTSTTTPTTTTTTTPTTTPTTTPTTTPTTTPSTTPTTTPTTTPKTTPTTTSTTSTTTPTTTPTTTPTTTPTTTPTTTPTTTPTTTPITTSTTSTTTPTTTPTTTPTTTPTTTPTTTPTTTPTTTPTSTSTTTPTKTSTTSTTTLTITPTTTPTTTPTTTSTTTPTTTPTTNPTTYTTTPTTTPTTTPTTTSTTSMTTPTTTPTMTSPTTPTTPTTTPITTPKTTPTTTPTTTPTTTPTTSKTTSTRVPTTTPTTAPTTTSATSTTTRTTSSATISTTPSSSSQTFSFLSLSLVSVSFLVSLSIGQH